Proteins encoded within one genomic window of Brachybacterium muris:
- a CDS encoding DUF4350 domain-containing protein produces the protein MSADTQRRPTWLVVLIVIAVLAAVLAAVARGYYRDGPLEPDAPTGQGSRAAVSVLRDLGVEVETQRHTADAVEDLAEGRTVLVTDPGALSGEQLQTLSGALESSSGTLVLVQPDFVTLGYLTSVISPAGAVRTPTSVEAGDGCDGAGFRARTIHVPGEEGLVGPATTYRTAGDATGCFTSGAGALVAVAGNVVVLGSPDLLTNDGIREADNSALVLNALGGAGSLTWYVPSPGDPMASTGPDLLSYLPDWASSVALWLLITVAITLIAFSRRLGPVVVEPLPVTVRPQELVLGRARLQQQARARDSAAASLRTASMRRLADRLGIRQVEPLDALVAALTPHLEQPPERIRSLLGPTPVRSDHDLVQLAHDLDLLEKEIDR, from the coding sequence ATGAGCGCCGACACCCAGCGCCGCCCCACGTGGCTGGTGGTCCTCATCGTCATCGCCGTGCTGGCGGCCGTCCTGGCTGCCGTGGCTCGCGGCTACTACCGCGACGGGCCGCTCGAGCCCGACGCCCCCACCGGCCAGGGATCACGGGCGGCGGTGTCGGTGCTGCGGGACCTGGGTGTGGAGGTGGAGACACAGCGGCACACCGCTGACGCCGTCGAGGACCTCGCGGAAGGACGAACGGTACTTGTGACCGACCCCGGAGCGCTCTCGGGAGAGCAGCTGCAGACGCTGTCCGGCGCCCTCGAATCGTCCTCCGGGACCCTGGTGCTGGTGCAGCCGGACTTCGTGACCCTGGGATACCTCACCTCCGTGATCTCCCCCGCCGGGGCCGTGCGCACACCCACCTCGGTCGAGGCCGGCGACGGCTGTGACGGGGCCGGGTTCCGTGCCCGCACGATCCACGTCCCCGGCGAGGAAGGACTGGTCGGCCCCGCGACGACGTACCGCACCGCCGGTGACGCCACCGGGTGCTTCACCTCCGGGGCCGGCGCCCTGGTCGCCGTGGCCGGGAACGTCGTGGTGCTGGGCAGCCCGGACCTGCTGACCAACGACGGCATCCGGGAGGCCGACAACTCAGCTCTGGTCCTGAACGCCCTCGGAGGGGCGGGCTCGCTGACCTGGTACGTGCCCTCCCCCGGTGACCCGATGGCCAGCACCGGGCCGGACCTGCTGTCCTACCTGCCCGACTGGGCGTCCTCGGTGGCCCTGTGGCTGCTGATCACCGTGGCGATCACCCTGATCGCGTTCAGCCGCCGCCTCGGTCCCGTGGTGGTGGAACCGTTGCCGGTCACCGTGCGCCCGCAGGAACTGGTGCTGGGCCGTGCCCGGCTGCAGCAGCAGGCGCGGGCCCGGGATTCCGCGGCGGCCTCCCTGCGGACCGCGAGCATGCGTCGCCTCGCGGACCGGCTCGGCATCCGCCAGGTCGAGCCCCTCGACGCGCTCGTCGCGGCCCTCACCCCCCATCTCGAGCAGCCCCCGGAGCGGATCCGCTCCCTGCTCGGCCCCACGCCGGTGCGCAGCGACCACGACCTGGTCCAGCTCGCCCACGACCTCGACCTACTCGAGAAGGAGATCGACCGATGA
- a CDS encoding AAA family ATPase yields the protein MNGSSQAAVPPAADQAAGHAEPDVDRGTRDRLQGLADEIHKGVVGQDAAVTSLVVALLCRGHVLLEGVPGVAKTLLVRSLAAALDVRMRRVQFTPDLMPGDITGSLVYDAATSDLVFREGPVFTNLLLADEINRTPPKTQSALLEAMEERQVTVDGAPRPLPDPFLVIATQNPIEFDGTYTLPEAQLDRFLLKAVMPLPERDVEVDVLRRHADGFDTTDLAAMGLRPVVDVAALERAQRDVATVAAEDPVVQYIVDVCRATRRSPSLSLGVSPRGAIALLRTSRAWAYLSGRDFITPDDVKIMAPSTLSHRVRLTTEAELEGSQVEAVLAATLASVPVPR from the coding sequence ATGAACGGATCCAGCCAGGCCGCCGTCCCCCCGGCGGCCGATCAGGCCGCCGGCCACGCCGAGCCCGACGTCGACCGCGGTACCCGCGACCGACTCCAGGGACTCGCCGACGAGATCCACAAGGGGGTGGTGGGCCAGGACGCCGCTGTCACCAGCCTGGTGGTGGCGCTCCTGTGCCGCGGGCATGTACTGCTCGAGGGCGTCCCCGGTGTGGCCAAGACCCTATTGGTGCGCTCCCTCGCCGCCGCTCTCGACGTGCGCATGCGGCGCGTGCAGTTCACCCCGGACTTGATGCCGGGCGACATCACCGGCTCGCTCGTGTACGACGCCGCCACCAGCGACCTGGTGTTCCGCGAGGGGCCGGTGTTCACCAACCTGCTGCTGGCCGACGAGATCAACCGCACGCCCCCCAAGACGCAGTCCGCGCTGCTGGAGGCGATGGAGGAGCGGCAGGTGACGGTGGACGGTGCCCCGCGCCCGCTGCCGGACCCGTTCCTGGTGATCGCCACCCAGAACCCCATCGAGTTCGACGGCACCTACACGCTGCCCGAGGCCCAGCTGGACCGCTTCCTGCTCAAGGCAGTGATGCCCCTGCCGGAGCGGGATGTCGAGGTGGACGTGCTGCGTCGTCACGCCGACGGTTTCGACACCACCGATCTGGCCGCCATGGGTCTGCGCCCGGTGGTGGACGTGGCCGCCCTCGAACGCGCACAGCGGGACGTGGCCACCGTGGCCGCAGAGGACCCGGTGGTGCAGTACATCGTGGACGTGTGCCGGGCCACCCGCCGCTCCCCCAGCCTGTCCCTCGGGGTGTCCCCGCGTGGTGCGATCGCGCTGCTGCGCACCTCCCGCGCCTGGGCGTACCTCTCGGGCCGGGACTTCATCACCCCGGACGACGTGAAGATCATGGCGCCGTCCACGCTGTCCCATCGTGTGCGGTTGACCACCGAGGCCGAGCTGGAGGGCTCCCAGGTGGAGGCGGTGCTCGCCGCGACCCTCGCCTCGGTGCCGGTGCCCCGCTGA
- the mtrA gene encoding MtrAB system response regulator MtrA, producing the protein MTTPSRILVVDDDQAIAEMVGIVLRGKGYEVITFPDGASALEAFPRVRPDVVLLDLMLPGIDGIEVCRRLRASSGVPIIMLTARTDTADVVEGLEAGADDYLTKPFEPEELVARIKARVRRSEAPTTERLVIGDLEIDVDGHEVFRGDEQIALTPLEFDLLTQLARKPWQVFTRDVLLREVWGYRHSADTRLVNVHVQRLRSKIEHDPENPRIVMTVRGVGYRAGGPS; encoded by the coding sequence ATGACGACGCCTTCACGGATTCTCGTGGTCGATGACGATCAGGCGATCGCCGAGATGGTCGGGATCGTGCTGCGTGGCAAGGGCTACGAGGTGATCACCTTCCCCGACGGCGCCTCCGCCCTGGAGGCGTTCCCGCGGGTGCGTCCCGACGTGGTGCTGCTGGACCTGATGCTCCCGGGGATCGACGGGATCGAGGTGTGCCGCCGCCTGCGCGCGAGCAGCGGCGTCCCGATCATCATGCTCACCGCACGCACCGACACCGCCGACGTGGTCGAGGGGCTCGAGGCCGGCGCCGACGACTACCTCACCAAGCCCTTCGAGCCCGAGGAGCTGGTCGCCCGGATCAAGGCCAGGGTGCGACGCTCCGAGGCCCCCACCACCGAACGGCTGGTGATCGGCGACCTCGAGATCGACGTCGACGGTCATGAGGTGTTCCGGGGTGATGAGCAGATCGCGCTGACGCCACTCGAGTTCGATCTGCTCACCCAGCTGGCCCGCAAGCCCTGGCAGGTGTTCACCCGCGACGTGCTGCTGCGGGAGGTGTGGGGGTACCGGCACAGTGCCGACACCCGCCTGGTCAACGTCCACGTGCAGCGTCTGCGCTCCAAGATCGAGCACGACCCGGAGAACCCTCGCATCGTGATGACGGTGCGCGGGGTGGGCTACCGGGCGGGCGGACCGTCCTGA
- a CDS encoding DUF58 domain-containing protein, with translation MRISITPRAALVALLGLPVLVLWPAWWTVLLVLLAWLLVVLGDAFLAPSPRQLTVHRDAPGQVRLGGEAGGRLLVTNPTQRPADLEIRDAWNPTAGLDHQRSVLRVPPRERRAVTQVYRPTRRGEHSSRALLVAARGPLGLARRTSAVDAPGRMLALHPFGSRRHLPSRVRRLREIEGLAAIHQRGQGTEFDSLRDFVDGDDVRSIDWRATARRRSVVVRTWRPERDRHVLIVVDTSRTSASRLGDAPRLDAAFDAALLLTALAGQAGDRVDLLCIDRIPHVSVLGSARTRVLHDMVRATAAVHPALVETDWELAAATIRDRARKGALVVLVTPVDASVVDTGLLPVAARIGRDHPLVVMSVSDPSLDSLAKGRGDLESVYRAAAAEQERIGRAGVARALKRVGAHVVDAPPDQAPQALADSYLALKAAGRL, from the coding sequence ATGAGGATCTCGATCACTCCGCGCGCCGCCCTGGTGGCCCTGCTGGGCCTGCCGGTACTGGTGCTGTGGCCGGCCTGGTGGACGGTGCTGCTGGTGCTGCTGGCATGGCTGCTGGTTGTCCTGGGCGATGCCTTCCTCGCCCCCTCGCCGCGGCAGCTCACGGTGCATCGCGACGCCCCGGGGCAGGTGCGTCTGGGTGGCGAGGCGGGCGGCCGTCTGCTGGTGACGAACCCGACGCAACGTCCTGCGGACCTCGAGATCCGTGACGCCTGGAACCCCACCGCTGGGCTCGACCACCAGCGGTCCGTCCTGCGGGTACCGCCCCGGGAGCGGCGCGCCGTGACCCAGGTGTACCGTCCCACCCGGCGCGGCGAGCACAGCTCCCGGGCCCTGCTGGTCGCCGCCAGAGGACCGCTGGGCCTGGCACGGCGCACGTCCGCCGTCGATGCACCGGGACGGATGCTGGCCCTGCACCCCTTCGGCTCCCGACGGCACCTGCCGTCCCGGGTGCGGCGACTGCGGGAGATCGAAGGACTGGCCGCGATCCACCAGCGGGGCCAAGGGACCGAGTTCGACTCCCTGCGGGACTTCGTGGACGGCGACGACGTGCGCTCCATCGACTGGCGGGCCACCGCGCGCCGCCGCAGCGTGGTGGTGCGCACCTGGCGCCCCGAACGTGACCGCCATGTGCTGATCGTGGTGGACACCTCCCGCACCTCCGCCAGCAGGCTCGGTGACGCGCCCCGTCTCGATGCCGCCTTCGATGCCGCCCTGCTGCTGACAGCGCTCGCAGGCCAGGCCGGGGACCGCGTGGACCTGCTGTGCATCGACCGCATCCCCCACGTCTCGGTGCTGGGCTCCGCCCGCACCCGCGTGCTGCACGACATGGTGCGGGCCACGGCCGCTGTGCATCCGGCGCTGGTGGAGACCGACTGGGAGCTCGCCGCGGCCACCATCCGCGACCGCGCCCGCAAGGGGGCCCTGGTGGTGCTGGTGACCCCGGTGGACGCCTCGGTGGTGGACACCGGGCTGCTGCCGGTGGCCGCACGCATCGGCCGCGACCATCCGCTGGTGGTGATGTCGGTGTCCGACCCCTCGCTGGATTCGCTCGCCAAAGGACGTGGCGACCTGGAGTCCGTGTACCGTGCGGCGGCCGCCGAGCAGGAGCGGATCGGCCGCGCCGGGGTGGCCCGTGCGTTGAAGAGGGTGGGCGCGCACGTGGTCGATGCCCCACCGGACCAGGCACCGCAGGCGCTGGCCGACTCCTACCTGGCGTTGAAGGCCGCCGGGCGGCTGTAG
- a CDS encoding DUF4129 domain-containing protein, which produces MTPLSPPDVDPDEARRRMLEELSKSEYDDSPGFVTWLLGMLETWLMDVLDGIDGSSTAQAGIFVALAVLLVVVAFLVLRRTGLIRRGAELTVETALDAEESLSAAQLRTAAREAIEAGRTDDATVLAMRALVRDLDERTLLDVTDGMTAHEAAGAAAIPFPDLRSRLQLGAEAFDTAAYSFRTTGAKQAQDLVRLTEYIAESSPDLTDPAQVTA; this is translated from the coding sequence GTGACCCCCCTGTCCCCGCCGGACGTGGATCCGGATGAGGCGCGCCGGCGCATGCTCGAGGAGCTGTCGAAGTCGGAGTACGACGACTCCCCCGGTTTCGTCACCTGGCTGCTGGGGATGCTGGAGACCTGGCTCATGGACGTCCTGGACGGCATCGACGGCTCATCCACCGCCCAGGCCGGCATCTTCGTGGCACTCGCAGTCCTGCTGGTCGTGGTGGCGTTCCTGGTGCTGCGCCGCACCGGACTGATCCGGCGGGGGGCCGAGCTCACCGTGGAGACCGCCCTGGATGCCGAGGAGAGCCTGAGCGCGGCGCAGCTGCGCACCGCGGCCCGGGAGGCGATCGAGGCGGGGCGCACCGATGATGCGACCGTGCTGGCCATGCGAGCCCTGGTGCGCGACCTCGATGAGCGCACACTGCTCGATGTCACCGACGGCATGACCGCGCACGAGGCGGCCGGCGCCGCCGCCATCCCCTTCCCCGACCTGCGATCCCGTCTGCAGCTGGGGGCCGAGGCCTTCGACACCGCCGCGTACTCATTCCGCACCACGGGGGCCAAGCAGGCGCAGGACCTGGTGCGACTGACCGAGTACATCGCCGAGTCCTCCCCCGACCTCACCGACCCGGCGCAGGTCACGGCATGA
- a CDS encoding glycerophosphodiester phosphodiesterase, producing the protein MPLFPLRPLSVGEILGAAVRIYRRGAKPMMGLSAAVYGIAYVLITVLTGASMVPMIGQTRAMLENPDASGPTPFTATSLSEALSVLGISLVTGLISMVAAAAVTAVLTRAAIGEATGDPLNGPQMWAAMRRLTLPAVGVSLLAGLLILIATTVPLGLGMAPLLLWQEVNAVTIGALLLGLVAAVVLGIWAYARTMLAVPALVIEQPGVLGAIRRSFALTKGRRMWRVLGVGLLLALLYNIAVQMLGGVFGLVGTVAYVAILLLSNLEAIVLGVLVLTVLSMLGAYIATFLLAPFLSAGTATIYADTRMRHEAWDIELNRRARENRDAGPLP; encoded by the coding sequence ATGCCGCTGTTCCCGTTGCGTCCACTGTCGGTGGGCGAGATCCTGGGGGCTGCGGTACGGATCTACCGTCGCGGCGCCAAGCCGATGATGGGGCTCTCAGCTGCGGTGTACGGCATCGCGTATGTGCTGATCACCGTCCTGACCGGAGCCAGCATGGTGCCGATGATCGGGCAGACCCGGGCCATGCTCGAGAACCCCGACGCCTCCGGGCCCACCCCCTTCACCGCGACCTCACTGTCCGAGGCACTATCGGTGCTGGGCATCTCATTGGTGACGGGCCTGATCAGCATGGTGGCGGCGGCCGCCGTCACGGCCGTGCTCACCCGTGCCGCCATCGGCGAGGCCACCGGTGACCCCCTGAACGGCCCACAGATGTGGGCTGCCATGCGACGCCTCACCCTGCCCGCGGTAGGGGTGTCCCTGCTGGCGGGACTGCTGATCCTCATCGCGACCACGGTGCCCCTCGGACTGGGCATGGCACCGCTGCTGCTGTGGCAGGAGGTCAACGCGGTGACCATCGGCGCGCTCCTGCTCGGACTGGTCGCCGCCGTGGTGCTGGGCATCTGGGCGTACGCCCGCACCATGCTGGCCGTCCCGGCATTGGTGATCGAGCAGCCCGGTGTGCTGGGCGCGATCCGGCGCTCCTTCGCCCTCACCAAGGGACGCCGCATGTGGCGGGTGCTGGGCGTGGGTCTGCTGCTGGCCCTGCTGTACAACATCGCCGTGCAGATGCTCGGCGGCGTGTTCGGCCTGGTCGGGACGGTGGCCTACGTCGCCATCCTGCTCCTGTCGAACCTCGAGGCGATCGTGCTGGGCGTCCTGGTGCTGACGGTGCTCTCCATGCTGGGCGCCTACATCGCCACGTTCCTGCTGGCACCGTTCCTCTCGGCCGGCACCGCCACCATCTATGCCGACACCCGGATGCGCCACGAGGCCTGGGACATCGAGCTGAACCGACGCGCCCGCGAGAACCGGGACGCGGGGCCGCTTCCGTGA
- the mtrB gene encoding MtrAB system histidine kinase MtrB has product MTVAGRGESGPGAALHRVLPGHWPLALRVVVVTTLLASLAILTVGAYLSSVIADGLYEQRRDRVLEESQDIRDALIADLDQLSGATGTQQQDAATAFVQEVRGQGGGSRREAALVPVETTGMVWSVYSDRSLSDMLDAEFSQAVAADPESLVWKSVALPGAGGETQPGLLVGTRVVVAGSGSYDLFLAYSMQEEQDTLAFVQRVVLGGGAVLLALVVGIAIVVAQMVTTPLKRAARAAERLAAGDLTSRVEVSGADELARVGESFNDMARSLEQKVDDLTELSRVQQRFVADVSHELRTPLTTIRMAASVLDDQRDSLPEGVHRTVELLSAQVTRFELLLTELLEISRFDAGAAVLEANREDLDALVMRAVDDVRPLAAARGCLLDVRPAGHGMHAVVDARRVDRILRNLLTNAIEHGAGHPVLVQTGSNDDAVAVVVQDHGRGISPEDARRVFDRFWRADPSRARTLGGTGLGLSISVEDAHLHHGWLQAWGQVGEGAVFRLTLPRRPGGEITRSPLRLERSFDRVGGDPLPTVTGEIVIGPGMLPDLDESWQEGAR; this is encoded by the coding sequence ATGACTGTCGCGGGCCGCGGGGAGAGCGGGCCCGGTGCCGCGCTGCACCGCGTCCTTCCGGGGCATTGGCCGCTCGCGCTGCGGGTGGTGGTGGTGACCACCCTGCTCGCGAGCCTCGCGATCCTCACCGTCGGTGCGTACCTCTCCTCCGTGATCGCCGATGGCCTGTACGAGCAGCGGCGGGATCGTGTGCTGGAGGAGTCACAGGACATCCGGGATGCCCTGATCGCCGACCTCGACCAGCTGTCCGGTGCCACAGGCACCCAGCAGCAGGACGCCGCCACCGCCTTCGTGCAGGAGGTGCGGGGACAGGGGGGAGGCTCCCGGCGAGAGGCGGCACTGGTCCCGGTGGAGACCACCGGGATGGTGTGGTCGGTGTACTCGGACCGGTCCCTGTCCGACATGCTCGATGCGGAGTTCTCCCAGGCCGTCGCCGCAGATCCCGAGTCGCTGGTGTGGAAGTCCGTCGCGCTGCCCGGGGCCGGGGGCGAGACGCAGCCCGGCCTGCTGGTGGGGACCAGGGTGGTGGTGGCCGGAAGCGGCTCCTACGACCTGTTCCTGGCCTACTCGATGCAGGAGGAGCAGGACACCCTCGCCTTCGTCCAACGGGTCGTGCTCGGCGGCGGCGCGGTCCTGCTGGCCCTGGTGGTCGGCATCGCCATCGTCGTCGCCCAGATGGTCACGACCCCGCTCAAGCGCGCCGCACGCGCCGCGGAGCGCCTCGCCGCCGGTGACCTCACCAGTCGAGTGGAGGTCTCCGGTGCGGATGAGCTGGCGCGGGTGGGCGAGTCCTTCAACGACATGGCCCGCAGCCTCGAGCAGAAGGTCGACGACCTCACTGAGCTCTCCCGTGTCCAGCAGCGTTTCGTGGCCGACGTCTCCCACGAGCTGCGCACGCCCCTGACCACCATCCGCATGGCGGCCTCCGTGCTCGACGACCAGCGCGACTCCCTGCCCGAGGGCGTGCACCGGACCGTCGAACTGCTGTCCGCCCAGGTGACGCGGTTCGAACTGCTCCTGACCGAGCTGCTGGAGATCTCCCGCTTCGACGCCGGGGCCGCCGTGCTCGAGGCGAACCGGGAGGACCTGGACGCCCTGGTGATGCGCGCGGTCGACGACGTGCGCCCCCTCGCCGCCGCCCGGGGCTGCCTGCTGGATGTACGACCCGCCGGCCACGGGATGCACGCCGTGGTCGATGCCAGGCGCGTGGACAGGATCCTCCGCAACCTCCTGACCAATGCCATCGAGCACGGGGCGGGCCACCCGGTGCTGGTGCAGACGGGATCCAACGACGATGCCGTCGCAGTCGTGGTCCAGGACCATGGACGCGGCATCTCCCCGGAGGACGCCCGCCGGGTGTTCGACCGCTTCTGGCGGGCGGACCCGTCACGGGCCCGCACCCTGGGCGGGACCGGCCTGGGGCTGTCCATCTCCGTGGAGGATGCCCATCTCCATCATGGATGGCTGCAGGCGTGGGGACAGGTGGGGGAGGGAGCTGTGTTCCGGCTCACCCTGCCTCGGCGTCCCGGTGGGGAGATCACCCGGTCGCCGTTGCGGCTGGAGCGCTCCTTCGACCGGGTGGGCGGTGACCCCTTGCCCACCGTCACCGGGGAGATCGTGATCGGGCCGGGAATGCTGCCCGACCTCGACGAGTCCTGGCAGGAGGGAGCGCGATGA
- a CDS encoding ComF family protein, protein MHEEGPHQPAGVDHAPLLPVLALGEYTGDLQRLVLAWKNGGMLHLGSSIAAGLSTAVQQLGLRAAGDASGDGPLLVPVPSRLGARLRRGEDHTAELVRAMSRKGAGQPLLLRAVPTTGQGGQGARQRRTRRIRLTSPVPRELRRSGAQAVIVDDVVTTGATLRGMHEALTEAGLQVGGAVVVASARVPSRSRTIDQETLQESWHAVPTRHRSESPSRGGAEPSRGAIVAGLRERPHHR, encoded by the coding sequence GTGCATGAGGAGGGGCCGCACCAGCCGGCCGGGGTGGACCATGCGCCGCTGCTGCCGGTGCTGGCACTCGGTGAGTACACCGGTGACCTGCAGCGGCTCGTACTGGCGTGGAAGAACGGGGGCATGCTGCACCTGGGGTCATCGATCGCGGCCGGCCTGAGCACCGCGGTGCAGCAGCTGGGCCTCCGAGCGGCCGGGGATGCCTCCGGTGACGGGCCGCTGCTGGTCCCGGTGCCATCGCGCCTCGGTGCCCGACTCCGACGCGGGGAGGACCACACGGCCGAGCTGGTGCGCGCGATGTCCCGCAAAGGCGCCGGGCAGCCGCTGCTGCTGCGGGCCGTGCCCACCACCGGACAGGGAGGGCAGGGAGCCAGGCAGCGCCGCACCCGCCGCATCCGGCTCACTTCCCCGGTGCCGCGGGAGCTGCGACGCTCCGGTGCGCAGGCGGTGATCGTGGACGACGTGGTCACCACCGGTGCGACCCTGCGTGGCATGCACGAAGCACTCACGGAGGCGGGACTGCAGGTGGGCGGTGCCGTGGTGGTGGCCTCGGCGCGGGTCCCGTCCCGCAGCAGGACGATCGACCAGGAAACTCTGCAGGAATCGTGGCATGCTGTTCCCACTCGACATCGCAGCGAGTCCCCTTCGAGAGGAGGTGCGGAACCCAGCCGAGGAGCCATCGTGGCCGGGCTCAGAGAACGGCCGCACCATCGCTAG
- a CDS encoding GerMN domain-containing protein yields MTASRRDLLRLAGTAAVLGGAASCARIPTDSPIDSRGLTGRSRPGAPYVRALPPPEDATPQEVLIGFVQAGVGAEDDYAVAREYLTPAASAEWDPGAGVTVYSSSDELRVEMLDESTVTLGLQATVLVDDQGVRTVLAGPTAQEITVKLESVDGQWRIADPPPGIRLSGAAFEALFTPARLYFVDPRSRHLVPDLRWYSSHRAVPAVLDGLRSGPVDPLADAVRNLVPPGADMEGVVVTTGPDGVGQVALPDAVGDMSAGPRALALAQIEASLRSLRVLPDVRLVWQGVDLTVQVQRRLDRPLPGHRPIGAGPAGVVSLVEAGGQLRQLVPDLAQTVVSAPAISQDGVLACALTEDRSSVLLASTDGTYPAREAAAGAVFADARPDDAGYVWASVRSSAGVLLALSGRGSEQDVKIDARWLRGREVLALDISTDATRMLVLSSDDTGTRLDLCAVRRDGDGVPLSLSEPVVVRTGLVDLRQAGWYDEIAMIVLGADPANGDARAQVIDFAAGTDLLPHPRPGTVRLAGSVVAESVWSGTEDDVLLRGTGDGWTVVDLPARDPSFY; encoded by the coding sequence ATGACCGCGAGCCGACGGGACCTGCTCCGACTGGCCGGCACCGCCGCGGTCCTGGGCGGCGCTGCGAGCTGCGCCCGGATCCCCACCGACTCCCCGATCGACAGTCGAGGGCTGACCGGCCGCTCGCGGCCCGGTGCCCCGTACGTCAGGGCGCTGCCCCCGCCCGAGGACGCCACGCCTCAGGAGGTGCTCATCGGCTTCGTGCAGGCCGGGGTGGGCGCGGAGGACGACTACGCAGTGGCCCGTGAGTACCTCACTCCTGCGGCCAGTGCGGAATGGGACCCCGGGGCCGGTGTCACCGTCTACTCCAGCAGCGACGAGCTGCGGGTGGAGATGCTGGACGAGTCCACCGTGACCCTCGGACTGCAGGCGACGGTGCTGGTGGACGATCAGGGGGTGCGCACCGTCCTGGCCGGTCCCACCGCCCAGGAGATCACCGTTAAGCTGGAGTCGGTGGACGGTCAGTGGCGGATCGCGGACCCGCCTCCCGGGATCCGCCTCTCCGGTGCGGCCTTCGAGGCGCTGTTCACCCCCGCCCGGCTGTACTTCGTGGATCCCCGTTCGCGTCACCTGGTGCCGGACCTGCGGTGGTACAGCTCCCATCGGGCGGTCCCGGCAGTGCTGGACGGATTGCGCTCCGGTCCCGTGGACCCCCTGGCAGATGCGGTGCGCAACCTGGTCCCTCCCGGCGCGGACATGGAGGGCGTCGTGGTCACCACCGGCCCTGATGGGGTGGGGCAAGTGGCGCTTCCCGATGCAGTGGGCGACATGTCAGCCGGCCCTCGTGCGCTGGCGCTGGCACAGATCGAGGCGTCCCTGCGCTCGCTGCGGGTCCTGCCGGACGTGCGCCTGGTGTGGCAGGGGGTCGACCTCACCGTGCAGGTGCAGCGACGCCTCGACCGGCCGTTGCCGGGGCATCGCCCCATCGGGGCGGGCCCCGCCGGTGTGGTCTCGCTGGTGGAAGCGGGTGGCCAACTGCGGCAGCTGGTCCCTGATCTTGCTCAGACGGTGGTGTCGGCGCCGGCGATCAGTCAGGACGGGGTCCTCGCCTGCGCGCTGACCGAGGACCGCAGCAGCGTGCTGCTCGCCTCGACCGACGGCACCTATCCCGCGCGAGAGGCCGCAGCCGGAGCGGTGTTCGCCGATGCGCGCCCGGACGATGCCGGGTACGTGTGGGCCTCGGTGCGGTCCAGCGCCGGGGTGCTGCTTGCCCTGTCCGGGCGCGGCAGCGAGCAGGACGTCAAGATCGATGCCCGATGGCTTCGCGGTCGCGAGGTCCTGGCCCTGGACATCTCCACCGACGCCACCCGCATGCTGGTGCTGTCCTCCGACGACACCGGGACGAGGCTGGACCTGTGCGCAGTGCGTCGCGACGGGGACGGGGTGCCCCTGTCGCTCTCCGAACCGGTGGTGGTGCGCACAGGCCTCGTGGATCTGAGACAGGCGGGCTGGTATGACGAGATCGCGATGATCGTCCTGGGCGCTGACCCGGCCAATGGCGATGCTCGCGCGCAGGTGATCGATTTCGCCGCCGGAACCGACCTGCTGCCGCACCCGCGGCCGGGCACGGTGCGGCTGGCAGGGAGCGTCGTTGCGGAGTCGGTGTGGTCCGGCACCGAGGATGACGTGCTGCTGCGCGGCACGGGCGACGGGTGGACGGTCGTCGACCTGCCTGCCCGTGACCCCTCCTTCTACTGA
- the hpf gene encoding ribosome hibernation-promoting factor, HPF/YfiA family encodes MEINVVGRHMDVPDRFRRHLAEKLDKVTQLAPTALRVDVEISQEKNPRQAELSDRVELTVHDKGAVIRSEARADDLYGALDIAYGKLLERLRRARDRRKDRHRGRDRAHQVSGESLRTKVPDAELPAALQDGVTPSGASDEPTEAEQDDANGESPIVIREKKHPAEPMSIDDALYRMELVGHDFFLFIDEESKNPKVVYRRKGWSYGVIELESEQADSTV; translated from the coding sequence ATGGAGATCAACGTCGTCGGACGCCACATGGACGTCCCGGATCGATTCCGTCGTCATCTCGCCGAGAAGCTCGACAAGGTCACCCAGCTCGCGCCCACCGCGCTGCGGGTGGATGTCGAGATCTCGCAGGAGAAGAACCCCAGACAGGCCGAGCTCAGCGATCGCGTGGAGCTCACCGTTCACGACAAGGGCGCCGTGATCAGGTCCGAGGCCCGAGCCGATGATCTCTACGGCGCACTGGACATCGCCTACGGCAAGCTCCTGGAGCGACTGCGCCGAGCCCGTGACCGTCGCAAGGATCGTCACCGCGGCCGCGACCGCGCGCACCAGGTCTCCGGTGAGTCCCTACGCACGAAGGTCCCGGACGCCGAGCTCCCCGCTGCGCTGCAGGACGGGGTCACGCCATCCGGTGCGAGCGATGAGCCGACCGAGGCGGAGCAGGACGACGCCAACGGCGAGAGCCCGATCGTGATCCGCGAGAAGAAGCATCCCGCGGAGCCGATGTCCATCGACGATGCCCTGTACCGCATGGAGCTCGTCGGGCACGACTTCTTCCTCTTCATTGACGAGGAGTCCAAGAACCCGAAGGTGGTCTACCGCCGCAAGGGCTGGAGCTACGGAGTGATCGAGCTCGAGTCGGAGCAGGCGGACTCCACCGTCTGA